Below is a genomic region from Nocardioides panacis.
GCACCCGCCAGGGCGGATAGGTCCGCCGCTGAGGCGACCCGCCGCTGGTCGGCGACGACCCCGCCCAGCGCCGCCACCAGCACGGTCGTGAACGCCAGCACTCCGACCAGGCCGAGGGCCGGCACCGTGGCACTGCCCCGCTGGTCGCGACGGGGGCGGCTCACTGCGGCTCCCGGGCCGCGACCGCCTCGGCGCGAACGTCGACGCCGGGCAGGAAGCCGAACAGTCCGCCGGGTCCGTGCACCTCGGTGCGCACCCGGACCACGACGGTGTCGCCGTCCTCCCGCACGGTGATCCGGGAGCCGTCGGGAGCGACCCGCCGGCCCAGCGCGGTGGCCGAGCCGGCGGCGTCGTCACGGGCCACGGCCCGCGCGGTCTCCCGGGCGGCGTCCACCACGCGCACCTGGGTGGCCGCCAGCGACAGCAGCCAGACCAGCCCGAGCGCCACCGCGGCGAGCGCCGGCAGCACCATCGCCGTCTCGGCGGTCACCGACCCGCGCTCGCCGGCCGCCCGTGAGCCGGCCGCCCGTGAGCAGACGGCGCGTGGGCCGGCCGCCCGTGGGTGGCCGGTGGCGGTGCCCCGCAGCCCGCGGCCCACCCCGGCCGACCGGTGATCTCGCACGGCCACGGTCAGATCCCGATGACCTTCATGACCAGCTCGAACAGCGACTTGAGCAGCGACTGCCCGAAGTCGCTGGTCAGCAGCTTGATCAGCACCGAGGCGAAGCCGCAGCCGGCGGCGGTGACGACGGCGTACTCGGCGGTGGTAACACCGCGCTCGGAGCGGAGCCGGGCGACGGGGGACTTCTTGGTCATGGTGACCTCCTGGGACGGGCCCACCGGGGTGGGCGTGGGTTGACGTCCCGGACTCTCGTCCGATCCGGCACCGCCCACGAGAGGCTCCGGCCGCGCTGGGGACGAACCCCCGGTGCCCGCCGGTGTGGAGAGGAACTGGTCGGCTCAACGGCCCGCGAGGACGCCTAGCGAGCCGGCTACCAGCGGCGCCACGCCCACCAGGACGAAGGCCGGGAGCAGGCAGAGACCGAGCGGGATCGCGGCCTGCACCCCGACCGCCCGGGCCCGGCTCTCGACGTCGGCGCGCGCGGCCCGGCGCAGGTCGTCGGCGAGCCGCTGCATCGCGTCGGCCACCGACGCGCCGCTCCGCGCCGCGCGGGCCAGGGCGCGCCCAAGCCCTCCGAGCTGGGGGTGCCGGGCCAGGTCGGACCAGACCGTCACCGGATCCACGCCGAGCTGCAGCCGGTGGGACACCGCGGCGAGCTCCTCCCGCACCGGTGGCCCCACCGCGGCGCGGATCTCCTCCAGGGCGGCGGCGGGGGACAGTCCGGCGGCCAGGCAGGCGGCCATCAGGTCCACGACGTGCGGGACGGCCGCCGCCAGCGCGAGGCGGTGCCGACGCGCGGCGGGGGCCTCCAGGCGGCCGACCACCCGCCAGCACACGGCACCCGCGGCCAGCCCGACCACCGCGGCCAACGGCCCGCCGACCAGGACGCCGGCGCCGAGTGCGACCGCGGCGGTGGCCAGGGTGCGCAGGGGCGGCGGGCGCTCGCGCGGCCCCCGACCGGGCGTGGCCGGCGCTGTCAGGGTCCCCGGCGCCGGTCGCCGCGACGGGAGGGCCGCGGCCACCGCGACAGCCGCCCCGACGGCCGCCACCAGCGTCAGGGCGGCGTGCGACCCGGCGCTCATGCCCGCAGCACCGTGGCGGCGATGCGGTCGATCCAGAGCAGCCCGGCGAGCGCGAACAGCGCCCCGAGGCCCAGGCAGCCAACGCCGACGGGGGTGCCGAGCAGGAAGTGCCAGGGGTCGCCGCCGACCCCGGTCGACATCGCCAGCGACGCGACCGGCAGCACCGCGACGAGCCGGGCGGTGGCCTGGGCGGAGGCCAGCTCGCCCTGCACCAGCCGCCGGGTGCCCTGCCGCTCGCGCGCGGTCAGCGCCACCTGCCCCAGTGCGGCGGCCAGCCCGGCCCCGGAGCGTTCGGAGACCTGCCAGGCCGAGGCGACCTCGGCCAGCCCCTCGGCGCCCCGGACCGCGGCGAGCCTGCGCAGCGCGGCCGGGACGTCGGCGCCGAGCCGGGCGGCCGCGACGACGGGTTCCAGGTCCGGCCAGAGCTCACGGCAGTGCTCCAGGCCGGCGGCCGGCGGCTGACCGGCGCGCAGCTCCCCGGCCAGCGCCTCGCAGACGTCGACCACCACGGCCTGCCGCACGGTGGCCGCCCTCGCCGCCCGTCCCCGGCGCACCAGGAGGCCGGCACCGCCGAGCGCGCCGAGCGACACGAGGCCGAGCGCCAGCCGGGTGCCGTCGGCGAGCACCAGCAGGCCCGCACCCGCTCCGGCCGCCGCCACGACCAGCACCGGCGCGACCGCCGGCCCGCGTGACGACCCGCCCGGCGGCCGGGGGGCACGACCGCGGACCGGCCACACCAGGGCGACCGCCGCCGCGGCGGCCAGCACCGCGACCACCCTCACCGGCCCGGCCAGCCGTCCAGCCGGTCCACCAGCGCCCCGGCAGCGGGGTGCTCGTGGGTGCGCCCGTCGGCGTCGAAGGTGACCGCCGGCTCGGCGACCACGGCACCTTCCGCGGTGCGGCGCAGGGCGGCCACCTCGGCGACCCGCCGACGGCCGTCGGGACCGCGGGCCAGGTGGACCACGGCGTCGACGGCGGCGGCCAGCTGGCTGTGCGCCGCCGCCCGGGGCATGCCCGCCACCATCGCGAGCGCCTCGATCCGGGCCGGGACGTCGGCGGCCGAGTTGGCGTGCACGGTCCCGCAGCCGCCCTCGTGGCCGGTGTTCATCGCCGCGAGCAGGTCGGTGACCTCGTCGCCACGGACCTCGCCGACCACCAGCCGGTCGGGCCGCATCCGCAGGGCCTGCCGGACCAGCACCCGCATCGGCACCTCCCCCGCGCCCTCGACGTTGGCCGGCCGGGACTCCAGGCCGACCACGTGCGGGTGGTCCGGGCGCAGCTCGCTGGCGTCCTCGACGACCACCATCCGGTGCCGCGGGTCGACCAGGGACAGCAGCGCGGACAGCAGGGTGGTCTTGCCCGAGCCGGTGCCGCCGCTGACCAGGAACGCCAGCCGGGCCTCGACGACCCGCCGCAGCAGCGAGGCCGCGTCGGCGTTGACGGTGCCCCGCGCCAGCAGCTCCTCGACCGAGAACACCCGGGCCCGGGGCACCCGCAGGGAGATGACCGTGCCCGGCCGGGCCAGGGGGGCGAGCACCGCGTGGAACCGGGTGCCGTCGGGCAGCCGGAGGTCGACGTACGGGGTGGCGTCGTCCAGGCGCCGCCCGACGGACCCCGCCAGCCGCTGCGCGAGCCGGCGTACGGCGGCCTCGTCGGCGAACCGGGTCGGCGTCAGCTCGAGGCCCTCGCCCCGGTCGACGTAGACCGCGGCGGCGCCGTTGACCAGCACGTCGGTCACCCCGGGCAGCCGGACCAGGGGCTCGAGGGGGCCGGCGCCCAGCACGTCCTGGCGGAGCAGGTCGTGGACCGCGAGCACGGTGGAGTCCCCGACGGGGCGGCCCTGGTCCCGCAGGGCGCGGGCCACCACCTCGGGCGACAGCGCCGCGCCGCTGCGGGCGAGCTGCTCGCGGACCCCGTCGAGGACCTCGGCGGGCAGCGGCTCGGCGCCCCTCACGCCACCCACCGGCCGGCCCGCTGCACGTCGAGGGCCACCCGGGCGGCGCGGGACAGCGGCGAGCGACGGGAGTGCACCGGCCCGAGGCCGAGGTCGACGTGCTCGGCCAGCCGGCGCTGGGTCGGCACCCGGGCGACCAGCGGCAGCTCGAGGACGCCGGCGACGTGCTCGGCCGGGACGGACGCGGCCGCCCCGCGCACGACCAGGCCGACGTCACCGGCCAGCCCGCGCAGCACGGCGGCGACCTTGCCGGCCGAGGCGACCCCGGCGACCGTGGTGCCGGCCACCAGGAGCACCTGGTCGCAGCGCGAGACCACCTCGGCGCTGACGTCGTCGACGGTCCGCGGCAGGTCGACGACCACCACGTCGTGCCCGCGCCGGGCGGCCGAGAGCACCTCGCGGACCGAGGCGGCCTCGAGGGCGACCGGCGGGCCCGGCGCCCAGGTGAGCACGGCCAGCCCGTCCTTGACCGGCAGCGCGGCCCGCAGCGAGCGGGACCCGAGCCGGCCGTGCGAGCCGACCAGCGCGTCCCAGCGGACCCCGGTGGCCGGGTGGGGGGCGGCGTCGAGCCCGACCACCCGGTCGACGCCGGGGCCGAGCGGGTCGAGGTCGAGCAGCACGGCCGGCTCGGCGGCGGCCGCGGTCAGCGCCAGCGCGCAGGCGAACGTGGTCGCGCCCACGCCGCCGGACCCGCCGACCACACCGACCGTCCGGGCCCGGTGGGCGACCCCGTCGGCGGCGTCGGTGAGCAGCTCCACCAGCCAGGCGTCCGCGGCCGGCAGCTCGACGACGTCGGCGGCGCCGACGGCCAGCGCGGAGCGGAACAGCCCGTCGCGGACCGGCCCGGGACCCACGACGTGCACGTGCTCGCGGCGGGCGGGGCGGTGCGACGCCACCGCCTCGGCGAGGTCGGCCCCGACCAGCACGACCGAGGCCGCGCCCCAGGAGCGCAGTGCCGCAGCCGCGTCGTGCGCGACGTCGAGGGTGGTGCCCGCGGCGGCCGCGAGCCGCAGCAGGTCGTCGAGCAGGAGCTCGTCGCGGGTGATCAGCAGCGCCGGTGACGTCATGGCCCGACCCTGGTCCGCGCGCGGACCGGCGACCAGGACCGTCGTACCGGCTGGGGACGAGCGGGCGGGCGGCCCGGCTGTGGACGGAAGCCGGCCGGGACAGGGGGCGGCCCCTGGCCGGGGGGTGACCAGGGGCCGCGGGTCCTGGCTCCTGGGGGGAAGAGCCGGGACCGCGCCGACGGCTGGGGGGGAATAGCCGCCGGACGTCTCGGAGGTCAGCCTGGTGGTCCGGCGAGGGAAAGCCGAGCACTGACCCCACCACAGCGATGGTAGCGCGCCCTTTACTCCCTGTCGCGGCCACTATGCTCGGGAGCCAACCCGGCAGGAATCGGACTCTGGAGGCTCGTACCGGTGGGTCGACCCGCAGCCTTCTTCGACCTGGACAAGACGATCATCGCCAAGTCCAGCACCCTCGCGTTCAGCAAGCCGTTCCAGGCCGGCGGGCTGATCTCCCGGCGCGCCGTGCTGCGCAGCGCCTACGCCCAGTTCGTCTACCTGGTCGGCGGCGCGGACCACGACCAGATGGAGAAGATGCGGCAGTTCCTCTCGGGGCTCTGCGCGGGCTGGGACGTGCAGACCGTCCGCGACATCGTGGCCGACACCCTGCACAACGTGGTGGACCCGCTCGTCTACGACGAGGCCGTCTCGCTCATCGAGGAGCACCACCTCGCCGGCCGCGACGTGATCATCGTGTCGGCGTCCGGCAGCGAGGTCGTCGAGCCGATCGGGGAGATGCTCGGCGCCGACGGCGTGGTCGCGACCCGGATGCGGGTCGTCGACGGGCGCTACACCGGCGAGATCGACTACTACGCCTACGGCGAGCACAAGGCGGCGGCCATGCACCGGCTGGCCGAGGAGCACCACTACGACCTGTCCCGCAGCTACGCCTACAGCGACTCGATCACCGACCTGCACATGCTCGAGGCGGTCGGCAACCCCTACGCCGTCAACCCCGACCGGGAGCTGCGCCGGCAGGCCACGGCGCGCGGCTGGCCGGTGCTGGTGTTCACCCGACCGGTCGCGCTGCGCAGCCGGATGCGGCTGCCGCAGAGCAAGCCCACGCTGGCCGCGCTGGCCCTCGGGACGGCCGCAGCGGTGGGCGGCGCGGTCTGCGTCCTGGCCCGTCGGCGGCTCGGCCGCGACACGCCCGGCCGTTCCTAGACCAGGCCCCGGAAGCCTTGTGGCCCCCAGCCCAGAGGCGTACAAAGGGAACACAACTCAAGACCCGCACATGAGCCAGGTACCCACGCGGCGAACTCCCTTCCTAATGGGCGTTGTCCTTCGGATCACACCGGAGCAACCTTTAGTGATGCACGCCTGGTAGCCATCGGTCTCATGTGTCAGCGGCGGCACCTCCTGTCCTCCGGGACGCGAGGTGCCGCCTGCATTGACGCCCAGGCTCGTGCCCGGTCCGGGCCCCGGTTCAGCCCGCCAGCGGGCTCGCCTCGGCGCCCTGGGCGTAGGCCTCGGCGGCGTACAGCAGCCAGCCGTGCACGCCGGCCGGGCCGCCGTCGCGGTAACCGCGCAGGTTCGACTCGTACTCCGCGCGCACCGCGAGGTGCCCGGCCTCGGGCACGACCAGCGACTTGGCGTCCACGCCGCGGGCGACCAGGACGAGGCGCTCCGCGGCCCGGGCGACCAGCCCGTTGCGGGAGACGAACGGTGCGGTGACCGCGATCTCCGCGTGCACCACGGCGGCGACGACCAGCGCCGGGGCCGTGGTCGGCGCGGTCAGCAGGCCGGCGAGGTCGCGCAGCCGGGCCGCCCCGTCGGCGCCCCGGGGCCGGCCGAGCTCCTGGTCGGGCACCTCGCCCTTCGCGGCCAGCGTGTGCATCCGGGCGAGCGCCTGCAGCGGGGAGCCGTTCAGGGTGGGCAGCAGGCCGAGCAGCTCCGAGCTCAGGCGCACCGCCGCCCGGGCCACCGGGTCCCCGCCGTCCGCGCGCACCTCGTCGAGCGTGGAGGCCGACCCCTCGAGCACGGCGCTGGCGTGCGCGCCGCGCAGCAGCGACTCCCCGGTCAGGTCGGGCGTCGTACGACGCAGGCCGCGGTCGCGCAGCAGCGCGTCGATGCCGTCCCGGGTGGCGGCCATCGCGGACGCCACGCCCTCGAGATTCGCCAAGCGGGACAAGGGATCACGGTCGTCGGGCACGACCGCAACCTAGCGGACGGTCGGTCCCACCGGAGCAGGCCCGGGTCGTGCGCCACCGGGGGCGGGCTCCTTGAGCTCCACGAACAGCACCTCGGTGTCGGTGCTGCCGATGTTCTCCCCGGCGTGCTCCTGGGCCGGCAGCCAGCCGACCAGCCCGGAGGGCATCGCCACGTCCCGCGTCGTGCCACCCGCCACCAGCCGCCGCTCGAACGCGGACAGCGTGACCATCACGCTGTCCGGGTGGGCGTGCGGGGTGGTCCGGTGGCCCGGGGCGTCGTGGTAGCGCAGCACCCGGACCCGCTCGTTCTCGAAGACGACGGTGTAGGCGTCCGCGTCGGTCCGGGCCGGGTCCAGGGTCATGCCGCTCATGGTCGGCCGGGCACCGGAGGACGGCAATAGTCCGTGCAGGTCAGGCGTCCGGACCCTTGGCCCGGACGTCGGCCACCGTGGTCATCGCCTCGCGCAGCTCCGCGAGCCAGTCGTCCTGGTGCTGGCCGACCAGGCGCACGCACCAGGCGAGCGCCTCGGACCGGGACCGGGCCACGCCGGCGTCGACGAGCGTGTCGAGCACCTGCCGCTGGGGCTGGCGCAACCGGGTCATCACCGGGGCCGCGACGTGGGTGAACAGCTCCTCGCGCTCGCCGACCCGGACCTGCCAGGACACCTTGCGCTCGAACCGCCGCTCGGCCTCCGCCGCGATCGAGATCCGCTGCGCCCGGGTGTCCTCCCGGAACGCCCTCGCCCGGCCCGCGCGGGCCTCGTCGGCCTCCGCGGCCGCGGTGCCTTCCGCGAGGTCGACGTCGGCCAGGGTCAGCCGGACGATGACCTCCTCCCGGTCGACGGACACCTCGACCGGCTCGTGCTGCCACTGCTCGGGGACCCGGCCGGTGAACCAGCCGCGGACCCGCTGCTCCGCTTCGTTTGTAATCATGTAATCGACATTACTCCGGCGTGCACGAGAGGCAAGCCCGCGTTGGTAACCTCACCGCGATGGACTCTGCCGATCCCCTGCACCGCCGCGAGCGGACCGCGCCCGCCCTGTCGTTCGGCGGGGTCGCGGACGCCTACGACCGCGCCCGGCCGTCGTACCCGGCCGAGGCGGTCACCTGGCTCACCGGTCTGGACCACGCCCACGTCCTGGAGCTCGGTGCGGGCACCGGCAAGCTGACCGAGGAGCTGGTCCGCCAGGGCCACCGGGTGGTCGCCACCGACCCGATCGACGCGATGCTGCGGCACCTGGTCCGCCGGCTGCCCGGCACCCCGGCCGCGGTCGCCGCCGCCGAGCGGATCCCGCTGCGGGCCCGCTCGGTCGACACCGTGGTCGGCGCCCAGTCCTTCCACTGGTGGGACGTCGAGCGCGCGCTCCCCGAGATCGCCCGAGTGCTCCGGCCGGGCGGCCACCTGTCACTGGTCTGGAACCTGCGCGACGAGCGGATCCCCTGGGTACGCCGCCTGGGCACCCTGATCGGCACGCAGGAGCAGCAGAACGACCCGACGCACGCGCTGCTGTCCTCGAACCTGTTCGGCTTCGTGGAGAGCGCCACCTTCCGGTTCTGGCAGCCGCTCGACCGGGCGCGGCTGCGCGACCTGGTGCTGTCGCGCTCCAACATCGCGATGATGACCGAGACCAACCGGGAGCGGGTGATGGCGCAGGTCGACGAGATGTACGAGAGCTACGGCCGCGGCGCCGACGGGATGCTGCTGCCCTACGTCACGCGCTGCTACAAGGCCGTCGTCCGGCCGCCGTCGCTGGCCGACGACGACCGCCCGGACCGGCCGACCCCCTCCCGCGCCAGCGACGACGGCGGCGACGCCGACGCGCTGCTCATCGACTTCCAGTAGGCCGCCGTGGCGGCGTGGGCGTGGCTCGGTCGACGACACCTCGGCACCGGCGCGGACCGGACCACGTTCCGCACCCTGCACACCGCCTCGCTGACCACCCCCGCCCTGCGCGGCGGGCTGACCACGGCGTCGGCGGAGAAGGCGGTGCGGCACCTGCGGAGCCTGCTCGGCGCACCGGCGATCGCGCTCACCGACACCACGGACCTGCTCGCCTGGGACGGCCGGTTCTCCCACCACGGCGACCAGACCGGACCGCTGGCCCGGCAGGTCGTCGAAAGCGGCGCCACCACCGTCCGGCAGCGCGCCGCCCTCCCCTGCCAGGACCCGTCCTGCGGGCTGCGCCAGGTGATCGTCACGCCGCTGACCGTCGAGGAGCGGGTGGTCGGCACCCTCCAGGTGTTCGCCGGCTCGGCGTCCGCGGGCCTGGTGCGGGCCGCCGACGAGGTGGCCCGCTGGGTGTCCGGGCAGCTCGAGCTCGCCGAGCTCGACGCGTCGCGCACCCGGCTGATGGAGGCCGAGGTGCGGGCGCTGCGGGCCCAGATCAGCCCGCACTTCGTCTACAACTCGCTGACCGCCATCGCGTCCTTCGTGCGCACCGACCCCGAGCGGGCCCGGGAGCTGCTGCTGGAGTTCGCGGACTTCACCCGCTACTCCTTCCGTCGGCACGGCGAGTTCACCACGCTGGCCGAGGAGCTCGGGTCGATCGAGCAGTACCTCGTGCTGGAGCAGGCCCGGTTCGGCGACCGGCTCGACGTGACGCTGCGCATCGCCCCGGAGGTGCTGCCGGTCGTCGTACCCTTCCTGTCCCTGCAGCCGCTGGTGGAGAACGCGGTGCGGCACGGGCTGGCCGGCAAGGACGGCCAGGGCCGCATCTCGATCACCGCCGTGGACCACGACTTCGAGGCGGTGATCTCGGTGGAGGACGACGGCCTGGGCGAGGACCCCGAGCGGGTCCGCCGCGCGCTCGCCGGCGACACGACCACGGACTCGGTCGGGCTGGGCAACGTCGACGAGCGGCTCCGGTCCACGTTCGGCGACGACTACGGCCTGGTCGTGGAGACCGCTCCCGGCGCCGGCACCAAGGTGACCGTGCGCGTCCCGAAGTACGCCCCCGGGGTCCACGCATGAGCCTGCGGATCCTGGTCATCGACGACGAGCAGCCGGCCCTCGACGAGCTCGCGTTCCTGCTCGGCCGCGACCCGCGGGTGACCGGGGTGCTGACGGCCGGCTCGGCTGCGGAGGCGCTCGCGGTGCTGCAGGACCAGCAGGTGGACGCGGTCTTCACCGACATCGCGATGCCCGGGCTGACCGGCCTCGACCTGGCCCGGGCGCTGTCGCGCCGGCGCACGCCGCCCGCGGTGGTGTTCGTGACCGCGCACGACGAGCACGCCGTGGCCGCCTTCGACCTCGACGCCGTGGACTACCTGCTCAA
It encodes:
- a CDS encoding TadE family protein, which codes for MAVRDHRSAGVGRGLRGTATGHPRAAGPRAVCSRAAGSRAAGERGSVTAETAMVLPALAAVALGLVWLLSLAATQVRVVDAARETARAVARDDAAGSATALGRRVAPDGSRITVREDGDTVVVRVRTEVHGPGGLFGFLPGVDVRAEAVAAREPQ
- a CDS encoding DUF4244 domain-containing protein — translated: MTKKSPVARLRSERGVTTAEYAVVTAAGCGFASVLIKLLTSDFGQSLLKSLFELVMKVIGI
- a CDS encoding type II secretion system F family protein, whose protein sequence is MSAGSHAALTLVAAVGAAVAVAAALPSRRPAPGTLTAPATPGRGPRERPPPLRTLATAAVALGAGVLVGGPLAAVVGLAAGAVCWRVVGRLEAPAARRHRLALAAAVPHVVDLMAACLAAGLSPAAALEEIRAAVGPPVREELAAVSHRLQLGVDPVTVWSDLARHPQLGGLGRALARAARSGASVADAMQRLADDLRRAARADVESRARAVGVQAAIPLGLCLLPAFVLVGVAPLVAGSLGVLAGR
- a CDS encoding type II secretion system F family protein, which produces MRVVAVLAAAAAVALVWPVRGRAPRPPGGSSRGPAVAPVLVVAAAGAGAGLLVLADGTRLALGLVSLGALGGAGLLVRRGRAARAATVRQAVVVDVCEALAGELRAGQPPAAGLEHCRELWPDLEPVVAAARLGADVPAALRRLAAVRGAEGLAEVASAWQVSERSGAGLAAALGQVALTARERQGTRRLVQGELASAQATARLVAVLPVASLAMSTGVGGDPWHFLLGTPVGVGCLGLGALFALAGLLWIDRIAATVLRA
- a CDS encoding TadA family conjugal transfer-associated ATPase; translated protein: MRGAEPLPAEVLDGVREQLARSGAALSPEVVARALRDQGRPVGDSTVLAVHDLLRQDVLGAGPLEPLVRLPGVTDVLVNGAAAVYVDRGEGLELTPTRFADEAAVRRLAQRLAGSVGRRLDDATPYVDLRLPDGTRFHAVLAPLARPGTVISLRVPRARVFSVEELLARGTVNADAASLLRRVVEARLAFLVSGGTGSGKTTLLSALLSLVDPRHRMVVVEDASELRPDHPHVVGLESRPANVEGAGEVPMRVLVRQALRMRPDRLVVGEVRGDEVTDLLAAMNTGHEGGCGTVHANSAADVPARIEALAMVAGMPRAAAHSQLAAAVDAVVHLARGPDGRRRVAEVAALRRTAEGAVVAEPAVTFDADGRTHEHPAAGALVDRLDGWPGR
- the ssd gene encoding septum site-determining protein Ssd; this translates as MTSPALLITRDELLLDDLLRLAAAAGTTLDVAHDAAAALRSWGAASVVLVGADLAEAVASHRPARREHVHVVGPGPVRDGLFRSALAVGAADVVELPAADAWLVELLTDAADGVAHRARTVGVVGGSGGVGATTFACALALTAAAAEPAVLLDLDPLGPGVDRVVGLDAAPHPATGVRWDALVGSHGRLGSRSLRAALPVKDGLAVLTWAPGPPVALEAASVREVLSAARRGHDVVVVDLPRTVDDVSAEVVSRCDQVLLVAGTTVAGVASAGKVAAVLRGLAGDVGLVVRGAAASVPAEHVAGVLELPLVARVPTQRRLAEHVDLGLGPVHSRRSPLSRAARVALDVQRAGRWVA
- a CDS encoding HAD family hydrolase, with product MGRPAAFFDLDKTIIAKSSTLAFSKPFQAGGLISRRAVLRSAYAQFVYLVGGADHDQMEKMRQFLSGLCAGWDVQTVRDIVADTLHNVVDPLVYDEAVSLIEEHHLAGRDVIIVSASGSEVVEPIGEMLGADGVVATRMRVVDGRYTGEIDYYAYGEHKAAAMHRLAEEHHYDLSRSYAYSDSITDLHMLEAVGNPYAVNPDRELRRQATARGWPVLVFTRPVALRSRMRLPQSKPTLAALALGTAAAVGGAVCVLARRRLGRDTPGRS
- a CDS encoding oxidoreductase encodes the protein MANLEGVASAMAATRDGIDALLRDRGLRRTTPDLTGESLLRGAHASAVLEGSASTLDEVRADGGDPVARAAVRLSSELLGLLPTLNGSPLQALARMHTLAAKGEVPDQELGRPRGADGAARLRDLAGLLTAPTTAPALVVAAVVHAEIAVTAPFVSRNGLVARAAERLVLVARGVDAKSLVVPEAGHLAVRAEYESNLRGYRDGGPAGVHGWLLYAAEAYAQGAEASPLAG
- a CDS encoding class I SAM-dependent methyltransferase; this translates as MDSADPLHRRERTAPALSFGGVADAYDRARPSYPAEAVTWLTGLDHAHVLELGAGTGKLTEELVRQGHRVVATDPIDAMLRHLVRRLPGTPAAVAAAERIPLRARSVDTVVGAQSFHWWDVERALPEIARVLRPGGHLSLVWNLRDERIPWVRRLGTLIGTQEQQNDPTHALLSSNLFGFVESATFRFWQPLDRARLRDLVLSRSNIAMMTETNRERVMAQVDEMYESYGRGADGMLLPYVTRCYKAVVRPPSLADDDRPDRPTPSRASDDGGDADALLIDFQ
- a CDS encoding sensor histidine kinase — encoded protein: MAAWAWLGRRHLGTGADRTTFRTLHTASLTTPALRGGLTTASAEKAVRHLRSLLGAPAIALTDTTDLLAWDGRFSHHGDQTGPLARQVVESGATTVRQRAALPCQDPSCGLRQVIVTPLTVEERVVGTLQVFAGSASAGLVRAADEVARWVSGQLELAELDASRTRLMEAEVRALRAQISPHFVYNSLTAIASFVRTDPERARELLLEFADFTRYSFRRHGEFTTLAEELGSIEQYLVLEQARFGDRLDVTLRIAPEVLPVVVPFLSLQPLVENAVRHGLAGKDGQGRISITAVDHDFEAVISVEDDGLGEDPERVRRALAGDTTTDSVGLGNVDERLRSTFGDDYGLVVETAPGAGTKVTVRVPKYAPGVHA